The following DNA comes from Agromyces mangrovi.
ATGAACTCGACGAGCGGCTCGTAGAAGGGCTTGCCCTCGTGCTCGGCGTAATGGGCGGCGAGCAGCTCGCGGTCGGCCTGCAGGAGGCGCACGTCGACGAGCGAGTAGCCCTTCGCCTCGATGCGGCGGAGGATCTCGCCGGTCAGGTTGCGGGCGACGCCGTCGGGCTTGACGAGGACGAGGGTCTCTTCGATGGGCGTGGTCATGCGGATTCCTTCCGTTGGCGGTCGATTCGTGCCCCGGCGACCATGGCGTACCACCACATGCCGCCGAACAGGGCGCCCACGAAGAACATCGCGGGGTTGAGGAAGCCGGTCGCCAAGAGGATCCCCTGCAGGACCCAACCGGCGACGTACGCGCCCTCGTAGCGCAGCAGCGCCATGATCGCGAGCAGCCCGACGAGCAGCACGCCGCCGCCCACGAGCGCCCACCAGCGCGGAATGCCGTCGTCGCCGAACGGCGCGGGCGACAGCCCGAAGATCGTCAGCGACGCGAGCAGCACGATGAACAGCTCGAAGCCGAGCACGATGCTCGCGAGGCTGCGCCGGATGGAGCGCGGCTCGGGCGCGGGACCATCGGGCTGCTCGGGCAGCCCCGGCTCCGCCGCGGTCACGGCTTCCACTCCCGGTCGTCGGCGAACGCCATGGCCTCGGCGACGAGCGTGATCGAGCCGGTGACCACCACGGCACGGCGCGGCGCTTCGGCCGCCCAGTCGTGCGCGGCCTCGAACGCGTCCTCGGCCCGGTCGTACGAGCTGATGCGCTCCGGGCCGATGACGGCCGCCGCCTGCTGCGCCAGCGCCTCGGCCGGGATCGCACGATCGGACTCGGACGCGGTCACGAGCAACACGTCGGCGATGGCGTCGAGCTCGCGCAGGATGCCCGCGGCATCCTTGTCGCCGAGCACGCCCACGACCACCGCGATCTCGTCGAAGTCGAACACCTGGCGCACCGCCTCGACGAGCGCGTGCGCGCCGTGCGGGTTGTGCGCCGCGTCGACGAGCACGGTCGGCTCGACGCCGACGAGCTGCATGCGCCCGGGCGAGGTGGTGGTCGCGAACGCCTCCTCGACGACCTCGCGCGAGAGCGCGTGCTCGCCCGAGCCGAGGAACGACTCGACCGCGGCGACCGCGACGGCCGCGTTCTGCGCCTGGTGCGCGCCGAGCAGGGGCAGGAAGACCTCGGCGTACTCCCCCGCGATACCGCGGATCGACAGCAGCTGCCCGCCGACCGCGACGGTCGCCGCGGTGGTCTCGAAGGCATCGCCCTCGATGGCGAGCGTCGCCTCGCTGAGCCGGCTTGCCGTGGCGAGCACGTCGGTCGCCTCGGGCGACTGGCGGGCCGAGACGACGGATGCCGCAGGCTTGATGATGCCCGACTTCGTGCGCGCGATCTGGGTGACCGTCGAGCCGAGGCGCGACATGTGGTCGAGGTCGATCGGCGTGAACACGGCGACCTGGCCGTCGGCGACGTTGGTCGAGTCCCACTCGCCGCCCATGCCGACCTCGATCACCGCCACGTCGACGGGCGCGTCCGCGAAGGCGGCGAACGCGAGCGCCGAGAGCGCCTCGAAGTACGTCAGCGGCACGTCGCCGGCCTGCTCGAGCTCGGCGTCGACCATCTCGACGTAGGGCGTGATGTCGTCCCAGTTGCGGGCGACCGCCTCGTCGGAGATGGGCTCGCCGTCGACGAGGATCCGCTCGGTGAACCGCTCGATGTGCGGGCTCGTGAGGAGGCCCGTGCGCAGGCCGTGCGCGCGCAGCAGGCCCTCGATGAGCCGGCTGGTGCTGGTCTTGCCGTTCGTGCCCGTGACGTGGATCACCGGATACGCGCGCTGCGGGTCGCCCAGCAGGTCCATCAGGCGGCGCGAGGGGCCGAGCCTCGGCTGCGGCGCCTGCTCGCCGATGCGGTCGAGCAGGGCGGAGAACACGGCGTCGGCCGCGTCGCGGAACTCGTCCGTCATGCCCGGGTCACCTCCACCGCGAGCTTCGCGCCACCGGCGAGCTTGGTCGCGTCGTCGCCGAGGCCGTCGACGGCCACGTCGAACGCGACGGCGAGCGTCTCGTCGGCGATGAGCGCGCGGTGCGCGTCGAACGCCGGCGCGGCGTGCGACTCGGTGACCAGGCGCAGGCGGATGCGGTCGCTGACCTCGAGCCCGGCGGCCTTGCGGGCGTCCTGCACCGCGCGCACCGCGTCGCGCGCGAGGCCCTCGGCCTCGAGCTCGGGCGTCGTCGAGGTCTCGAGCAGCACGAAGCCGTCGCCCGGCAGCAGGCCGATCGCACGCGAGTCGGCGTCGGCATCGCTCGAGACCAGCGCGAGCTCGTACTCGCCCTCGGCCAGCTCGATGCCGCCCGCCACGACGACGCCGTCCTGCTCGGTCCAGTCGCCCTCGCGCGCCGCGCGGATCGCGGCCTGCACCTGCTTGCCGAGGCGCGGACCGGCCGCGCGGGCGTTGACGGAGAGTCGACGCGAGATGCCGTACGCGTCCGCGCTGCCCTCGTCGAGGGTCACGAACTCGACGGCCTTGACGTTGAGCTCGTCGCGCAGGATGCCCGCGTACGGCGAGAGCCCCGAGGCATCCGCCGCCACCACCGTGAGCGACGCGAGCGGCAGGCGCACCCGTCGCCCCGCCTGCTTGCGCAGCGCGAGCGCGGTCGAGCTGATCTGGCGCACGGCGTCCATGGTCGCGACGAGCTCGGGGTCGGCGGGGAACTCGTCGGACGTCGGCCAGTCGGCCAGGTGCACGCTGCGACCGCCCGTGAGCCCGCGCCAGACGGTCTCGCCGACGAGCGGCACGAGCGGGGCGGCGAGGCGGCAGAGCGCCTCGAGCACGGTCCAGAGGGTGTCGAACGCCTCCCGGCCCGTGCCGTCGTCGGCGACGCCGTCCCAGAACCGGTCGCGCGATCGGCGCACGTACCAGTTGGTAAGCACGTCGGCGAAGTCGCGCAGCTTGGCCGACGCCATCGTCGCGTCGAATCGCTCGAGGTCGTCGGTCACGCCGGCGACGAGGTCGTGCAGCTTCGCGAGCAGGTACCGGTCGAGCACGTCCTCGGAGTCGGTGCGGCGCTCGGCCTCGTACCCCGATGCGTTGGCGTACAGCGAGAAGAAGTACCAGGTGCTCCACAGCGGCAGCATGAACTGCCGCACGCCCTCGCGGATGCCCTCCTCGGTGACGATGAGGTTGCCGCCGCGCAGCACCGGGCTCGCCATGAGGAACCAGCGCATCGCGTCGGACCCGTCGCGGTCGAACACCTCGTTCACGTCGGGGTAGTTGCGCAGCGACTTCGACATCTTCTGCCCGTCGCTGCCGAGCACGATCCCGTGGCTGATGACGTTGCGGTAGGCCGCCCGGTCGAACAGCGCCGTCGACAGCACGTGCATGACGTAGAACCAGCCGCGGGTCTGCCCGATGTACTCGACGATGAAGTCGGCCGGGTGGTGGGTGTCGAACCACTCCCGGTTCTCGAACGGGTAGTGCACCTGCGCGAACGGCATCGAGCCCGAGTCGAACCAGACATCGAACACGTCGGGGATGCGGCGCATGGTGGACTTCCCGGTCGGGTCGTCGGGGTTCAGACGGGTCAGCTCGTCGATGTACGGGCGGTGCAGGTCGGGCTCGCCGTCGGCGTTCAGCGGCAACCGGCCGAAGTCGCGCTCGAGCTCCTCGAGCGACCCGTAGACGTCGACGCGCGGGTACGCGGGGTCGTCGCTCTTCCACACCGGGATGGGCGATCCCCAGTACCGGTTGCGGCTGATCGACCAGTCGCGCGAGCCCTCGAGCCACTTGCCGAACTGGCCGTCCTTGACGTTCTCGGGCACCCAGCCGATGCCCTGGTTCAGCTCGACCATGCGGTCGCGGAACTCGGGCACCCGCACGAACCAGCTCGAGACGGCGCGGTAGATGAGCGGATTGCGGCAGCGCCAGCAGTGCGGGTACGAGTGCTCGTAGCTCGCCTGGCGGAGCAGGCGCCCCTCGGCCTTCAGCAGCTGCGTGAGCGGCTTGTTCGCGTCGGACCACAGCTGCCCCGCGACATCCGTCACCGCAGGCAGGAACCGACCGCCCTCGTCGAGCGAGATGACGACCGGGATGCCCGCGGCCTCG
Coding sequences within:
- a CDS encoding bifunctional folylpolyglutamate synthase/dihydrofolate synthase, whose protein sequence is MTDEFRDAADAVFSALLDRIGEQAPQPRLGPSRRLMDLLGDPQRAYPVIHVTGTNGKTSTSRLIEGLLRAHGLRTGLLTSPHIERFTERILVDGEPISDEAVARNWDDITPYVEMVDAELEQAGDVPLTYFEALSALAFAAFADAPVDVAVIEVGMGGEWDSTNVADGQVAVFTPIDLDHMSRLGSTVTQIARTKSGIIKPAASVVSARQSPEATDVLATASRLSEATLAIEGDAFETTAATVAVGGQLLSIRGIAGEYAEVFLPLLGAHQAQNAAVAVAAVESFLGSGEHALSREVVEEAFATTTSPGRMQLVGVEPTVLVDAAHNPHGAHALVEAVRQVFDFDEIAVVVGVLGDKDAAGILRELDAIADVLLVTASESDRAIPAEALAQQAAAVIGPERISSYDRAEDAFEAAHDWAAEAPRRAVVVTGSITLVAEAMAFADDREWKP
- the ileS gene encoding isoleucine--tRNA ligase, which encodes MYPRTPNDRGEVQASPNFPELEQQVLAFWSSDDTFQASIDQREGAEEWVFYDGPPFANGLPHYGHLLTGYAKDLFPRFQTMRGRQVHRRFGWDTHGLPAELEAERQLGITDKSQIEEMGIAAFNAAARESVLRYTREWQEYVTRQARWVDFEHDYKTLDVTFMESVVWAFKQLHEKGLAYEGYRVLPYCWRDETPLSNHELRMDDDVYKMRQDQTVTVTFPLTGAKAEALGLTAVRALAWTTTPWTLPTNLALAVGPEIEYAVVPAGPAGTPDATVLRERAGESDTEVLGGEYLLARDLVGNYAKDLGYESPEDAVAAISRTVRGADLDGVTYDRLFDYYADVEAYGLQNAWRILVADYVTTSDGTGIVHQAPAYGEDDQQVCEAAGIPVVISLDEGGRFLPAVTDVAGQLWSDANKPLTQLLKAEGRLLRQASYEHSYPHCWRCRNPLIYRAVSSWFVRVPEFRDRMVELNQGIGWVPENVKDGQFGKWLEGSRDWSISRNRYWGSPIPVWKSDDPAYPRVDVYGSLEELERDFGRLPLNADGEPDLHRPYIDELTRLNPDDPTGKSTMRRIPDVFDVWFDSGSMPFAQVHYPFENREWFDTHHPADFIVEYIGQTRGWFYVMHVLSTALFDRAAYRNVISHGIVLGSDGQKMSKSLRNYPDVNEVFDRDGSDAMRWFLMASPVLRGGNLIVTEEGIREGVRQFMLPLWSTWYFFSLYANASGYEAERRTDSEDVLDRYLLAKLHDLVAGVTDDLERFDATMASAKLRDFADVLTNWYVRRSRDRFWDGVADDGTGREAFDTLWTVLEALCRLAAPLVPLVGETVWRGLTGGRSVHLADWPTSDEFPADPELVATMDAVRQISSTALALRKQAGRRVRLPLASLTVVAADASGLSPYAGILRDELNVKAVEFVTLDEGSADAYGISRRLSVNARAAGPRLGKQVQAAIRAAREGDWTEQDGVVVAGGIELAEGEYELALVSSDADADSRAIGLLPGDGFVLLETSTTPELEAEGLARDAVRAVQDARKAAGLEVSDRIRLRLVTESHAAPAFDAHRALIADETLAVAFDVAVDGLGDDATKLAGGAKLAVEVTRA
- a CDS encoding DUF4233 domain-containing protein; amino-acid sequence: MTAAEPGLPEQPDGPAPEPRSIRRSLASIVLGFELFIVLLASLTIFGLSPAPFGDDGIPRWWALVGGGVLLVGLLAIMALLRYEGAYVAGWVLQGILLATGFLNPAMFFVGALFGGMWWYAMVAGARIDRQRKESA